The genomic region AtgatgaagagggagaggagatgaAAGGTCGGGGATGGTGGGAGAGTGAAGCTTCAGTTACACGACTCACAGGACCACTTTTCTCAGTTAAGCTGCGTCAGGAATAACTCATAACAGCCTCACCAgattttgctgttatttttgtttttttggaactcattgctcttttttttttctatccaCACTGACTGATATCATTTAGGATCTCTCCTCACAACACTCGCTAGGTGAACAAGTGAACGGCTGACactgtgaataaaaaaaaataggttgaattacagtaaataactgAAACTCATGTGTACAGAACACCAGCTGGTATTTATAGCGTGGCTGTAGGTGTTGGGTGAGTGGAGCGTGGCCTTGCGCGCTCCTCTTGTTTATACAGAGACACAATTTTCTCAGATAAAGAGCagattacagtatgtgtgagaTTAGATAAAGACTCATTTGAGACCTAATCTGGCTCATCCTCTTAACCGAACCTCTCCAGCAAGCAAATGCAAACACTGTTCCtctgcagggagagagagagaggaggagagagcggGAGCGAGTGTGTCAAAGCACCCAAATAAGTTTTCAGGAATCCTCCTCAAGTCCAAATATGGTCAAACAAGCAGTGTCTTTAGGGATTTCGGGCATGGGCGAGTTCAAAGACGACAAGATGGTGAGTTGACATCAAACAGCATAGCTCCAATCTTTCAAATGTGGGTGAGTCAGAGAACGATGTAGGACAAAAACACCCTTCACAGACAGTGACTCAGAGCCACTGCGCCACTCGGAGGCACTAAAACATACCAACAAACATTTCATCTGTTTATTGAGGAATGCATAGTCTTGTCTTCCGTGTGTGTCTGCACGTGATGCGTTCAAATCTCTCTCATCATGCATACTTTATGAGACAGTAGAAGTTGAACCAGTAGCGGGTTCACTGTTGAGGCAGAGGAGTGCCTGTCCGTATGTTGAAGTTGATTTCACTTGAGTTGCAAGAGTCTGAGGAGACAGAGGTCTTAGCGATTGAGGGGCAGGGGGAGGCAGGCTGAGGAGTTGGCTCCTGGTGGTGCAGAACTCGGGCCAGCACGGTTGAtcttccctccttctcctcttcctcctcctcctcctctttatcTCTACCTCCTGCACCTAAAGAAAGCGGTGGTGATGGTCTGCTGGTGATGTTCTGTCTGTGAGGAGGAGGACCATAGTTCTGGTTTGAGAGGGGGAGTGTGTGGGCCGGAGTGGTCCAGCATCCCTGCTCTCCATCTTTACACTCCCACTGCTCCTGACAGCTGAAGCTGGGCTGCTCCTGCGAATCCTCCCAGCCGCTTCCTCCCTTCAGATCCTCAAGGTCATCAGGTGTCTCTCGCCTGAGGACTTCCAGGTCCCGGTTCTCGTACAGCAGTGTGGCGGCGCAGATGAAGATGAACAGGCCCACACCCATGACCATGGGCCCGGCCAGTTTCATCCTCTCAACGTGGGTGCTGCCTCGGCCAGCCACGGGCTTTGGGGCTGTGGATACGTAGCCCGCCACCGCGACACTCATCCCCACCAAAACCACCACTACACCCAGCATTAGCCACACGCCTGGTGCAGAACGCAGGTGCAGTTTGGTTTGGAGGGCTCTGCCTTTCCTCAGGTGTCTACGGCATGctgagaggcagacaggtgatgaCTGGGTGGAGTGGGAGGAGGCGGGGCTGCAGACAGAACTGGCTGCAGTCATCCTCTGGCTTCAGACTGAACAGATAGAAGAAGATGCAGAAGAGAGGACAAAAAGCAAGAAATGCAAGGATTAAGCCAGAAAGTGTTGcatgagagggagagaagataGTTTACTTTGCTGTTGCACAGAACAGGAAACAGCTGCTTTAATAAGACATGTGGCCGAGTTAATGAGATGCCAACCCTTCTGCAGCTCCTCCGGTGTCTCTGTGGAGCCACTTTCTGCTCTACCCCGCAGCAGCCCCTCCGACTGAACTGACACTGAACGACTCATTCATCATCATGGGAGTAAAAGCGACTGACCCCTTCCAGGACCTTGTGATTTCACTTCACAATGTCGCTGCAGTCATGAATAAGGAGTTACTACGGTAATTGCTCCAACCGAACTCATCACCCGTTGTGTTCACTTGCCCCCCTGAGGCAAGTGAGCACAACGGGTGATTCAACAGGACGCAAGCGGAGATGTTAGGCTACATTGCCTATCAAGTCATGTTTCATAAGTGCTCTTACGCATGCATTTTTAATgcctatattttaatttatggtGCGCGACAGCACTGTTGCAGACTACAGTAATTTACTGCAGTTCACTGTCCGGTTACTAATAACGCAGTCAGGATAGAAGCAGATTGAGTACTTGCCTTGTTTTGGACGTAAATCCGAAGCAGAAACTGGCTCCTCGgcattatcaaaataaataaccCTGAGTTGAGTTATTCCTCCCACTCCTCCGTGTGCCTTCTCCACCACTTTGACTCGCGGTTAAATCCACACTTTCACCTAATTCCTCCTCAGATTAAGACGTTTTTTTCATCCTTGGCTTGGCTATGTGAGCCAGTGTGGGGCGCAGCAGCGAGCGCTGCAGAGCCTGAAAATGTAGCTTTTATAGTAAATAGCAGTCTTAGTAAAAGTGGTGCAAAGCcgctctgcctctctgtgtctcctcgCTGCTTGTGCGCCTATGCAGCCTGTGTTTGGATTACTctctttctgtgtatgtgtgtctgtgtagagGAGGGGTCGTGGGAATCTGTGGCTAGTCCAGGCCAGTCCCACGGTGAGCCCAGTTATTCTTAGTGATCACCAGCATAGAAGTAAGTGAAGAAGCAGCCGCCTTCCTCTATTAGAAATGCATAGCCCAACAATGTcaaaaatatagatatatatactattattattataccctTTACTGAAAGGACCTTACTATATATATCTCAGCTACAAATCCTGAACACAAGAGTTTTGCTGACTATTTTGAAACACATGATTTGACCAGAATTCCAGGCAGCCATTATGGTTAATTAGCAGATGCTTGAATTTTgcttaaaggggaactccatCGATTGTACACTCCAAGTCTGTTTGCATGTCTTGGGGAGTACTTACACCTGCACATGTGACAAAAAGTAATAAAAGCCTTCAGTGGCTCCAGGGGAAGCAGTGCTATGTCTGATAAATTCCCTCGTGTGATGTAGCTTGAGACAGTTGGGGCTGAGAAATTCTtttgaaaatggaaaagatCCGGGGTgcgggggggagggggggttagaaagaagtgagcttaccatACCTCCATATCCAGCTCCTCATCTCTGGTTGAGGCTAATGGCTGGAGGCTACATAACACATCTGAATCTCTGACCAAACTGTTGGTAATGGAGTTGTATTGTGGGTTATGTAGGCGCCAGTTTTGATGAATgtatagaatagaatagaatgtctatgaagattctcagtcatccaggtcatagttatccaacgaaggttaaaatcaagggcaactggacttggttgaagatactggaagacgtttcgtccctcatccaaaggacttcttcagttcttcttcagttcttcagttcagaactgaagaagtcctttggatgagggacgaaatgtcttccagtATAGAATAGAATACCACTTTATTGTCCAGCCAAGGCTGGAAAATTGTCTTTGGTCTCACCAGACCTCTAAAAACATGACTATACAAACATGAACATATATAAACATACCAACATCATATCACATCAGTGCCGTACATCTCTCCGCCCATCACATCACATAATTGCAGTTTATCCCATACACACTGTGTACAATATACTTTCTGTACAGAAAAATACCAATTAGTGCAGTTTATTCATTAAATTTATTGCATATAAAAGATAAAGTATAAAAGATCGCTTATAGATATTCCTGTTTGCCAGAGACACTCTGTATCGTCGTCCTGAAGGGAGCAGCTCAAACTCAACATGGAGGGGGTGCTTATTGGTGAATGAGATAAAAAAGCTGATGTCTCTGATTCTGCTGCATCAGTTTtcatacatgtttttttaaactgcctGTGAGTCCTAGACAGATATTGTACAACTAGCCAGCATTTGGAGTTTCAACCTGTTGCTTAGAGGCCAGGTGTAGCCAACCCACAGCATGGTGGTTTTAAGGTGATCTACAGTGTATTGCATGCAGATATGGCCCACACAGCATGCTAGTATGTGGGTGAGTGTTGCCTATTTGCATCTGGGTCAGATCATTTACTTGaaataaaagtaccaaaacGGCAttctaaacattttaattaatggaATAGTAaagaattaaaaacattttgaatttattttttctgtaatctttgcttttttaaGTGGaacatttgatcattttactTCTTTAGGCCTAAATGAAACCACTTTAGAAGTTGTAGAGAGGAATCTctctgctaactgctaacaactCATACACATCTGACACTGTGTTTTTGTAAGAGGTCACgagccaaaaaggttgggaacaactggttttatctttaaaaagaTACTGATGGAgcaaaaagtgaaatatttccctttgaattGTAGGGTAGTAGaagtaaaacaggaataaaatagaaatactcaaataaactgcaagtacctcaaaataaGTGCAGTATTTGAGTGAATGTATCTACCTTCCTCCACTTGCTTTCATGCTTAACTTTTAGGCCAATGCATGCTAAAAGTGACAGATATTGTACAACTAGCCAGCATTTGGAGTTTCAGCCTGTTGCTTAGAGGCCAGGTGTAGCCAACCCACAGCATGGTGGTTTTAAGGTGATCTACAGTGTATTGCATGCAGATATGGCCCACACAGCATGCTAGTATGTGGGTGAGTGTTGCCTATTTGCATCTGGGTCAGATCATTTACTTGaaataaaagtaccaaaacagcattctaaacatttaaattaatggaATAGTAaagaattaaaaacattttgaatttattttttctgtaatctttgcttttttaaGTGGaacatttgatcattttactTCTTTAGGCCTAAATGAAACCACTTTAGAAGTTGTAGAGAGGAATCTctctgctaactgctaacaactCATACACATCTGACACTGTGTTTTTGTAAGAGGTCACgagccaaaaaggttgggaacaactggttttatctttaaaaagaTACTGATGGAGCAAAAAGTGATATATTTCCCTTTGAATTGTAgggtagtagaagtataaacaggaataaaatagaaatactcaaataaactgcaagtacctcaaaataaGTGCAGTATTTGAGTGAATGTATCTACCTTCCTCCACTTGCTTTCATGCTTAACTTTTAGGCCAACGCATCCTAAAAGTGAAGTGACTGCTACTGAGCTCACAGGTCACAGATCATCAGGAAAACTGAGGAAACTCCAGCTGCCGTTGAAGTCCATGATATGGCtaaaagctccagaaaaagctAGTAGGTATACCTTGATTtgggattgttttgtcaacctactgtacctcaaaattgtattAGGTAGAGTAATTGAAGTCATGTGTATTCCACCATtgcaaataagaaaaaaacaagaatgtaCAGATAAAGACCACAAgtttagatgtgtgtgtgtgtgtgtgtgtagtgaaaTGACTGAGGTCAAATGAGGACAGCAGGCAGTGTGCATCTCATTTATTTTACCCACTCCATCAAACAGCCACCTCGGAGCCAGAACAGCGTACCATTACTCCTTAAATtagaatacataaataaaagctgTTTGCATATAAACAGTTGCTGATGTACACATTCCAACTTGCTGAAAAGTACACGCTGATTTACAAAGACACtgacaatgtttgtttttttcttctcaagATCCACGTATGAATTGAGGCTCGTATATTTCACTTCACTGTCATGTTGTCCTTCCCTGTAGACAGAAGTCAAGCCTTTGCATAACCAAGCAGGAGTAAACTGTTAGGGGCAAGGACAGTCCATTTGTAGCTGTATACTATTTACAATATGACTGACAAaggtttttaaatcaaacaagatcattaatatcaacaaaacaactaaaagctgttttttttttaacattcataTTCATTTGCCGTTGCCCATAAAAATCGCAGATAGAGAAGAACAGAGCTGGTTCATTGTCTTGTTCCACCTTAAAAGACTGCGAGTTT from Micropterus dolomieu isolate WLL.071019.BEF.003 ecotype Adirondacks linkage group LG03, ASM2129224v1, whole genome shotgun sequence harbors:
- the LOC123967936 gene encoding transmembrane protein 200B, translating into MTAASSVCSPASSHSTQSSPVCLSACRRHLRKGRALQTKLHLRSAPGVWLMLGVVVVLVGMSVAVAGYVSTAPKPVAGRGSTHVERMKLAGPMVMGVGLFIFICAATLLYENRDLEVLRRETPDDLEDLKGGSGWEDSQEQPSFSCQEQWECKDGEQGCWTTPAHTLPLSNQNYGPPPHRQNITSRPSPPLSLGAGGRDKEEEEEEEEKEGRSTVLARVLHHQEPTPQPASPCPSIAKTSVSSDSCNSSEINFNIRTGTPLPQQ